The Pseudomonas sp. FP198 genomic interval TTTGCCAACGCCGGGGTACTCTGGCCGTCGTAGTGGAAGGTCACGCCGCTGACATCCAGGGCGCCCTGCAATTGGGTGCGCTCCAGCGGGCGCTGCCTGGCGTCGCGCTCCTGGGGCAGGGCCATCAAGGCATCGGTGCTGCGCATGGTGAGCTGGGCTTGCTGGTAGCGAGTGATCAGCCCGGCGATCTGGCCCAGCGGCGCGAGGACCCGGCTGCCGAGCATGTAGGTCGCCACCAGTGCGCCGACACTGAGGTTGCCGGCAATGATGCTGTAGACGCCGGCGACGATGGTTGCCATGCCGGCCAGTTGTTGCAGGAACAGCGTGCCATTGGTTGCCAGCGCCGAAAGGTTGCGGGCGTGACTGTCGAGGCGGGTGAGGGCGCCGTGGGTGCTTTCCCACTGATGCTGGCGTTCGCTTTCGGCGCTGCAGGCCTTGAGGGTTTCCAGGCCGCCGAGGGTTTCGATCAGCAAGGCCTGGCGCTGGGCACCGAGGGCCAGGCTTTTCTGCACGGTGTCGCGCAGACGCGCCTGGATGATCATGGCGAAAGTCACGGTAAGCGGGAACGCCACCACGGGTATCACCACCAGCCAGCCGCCAAGCAGGCCGATCACCACCAGCATCAGCACGGCAAAGGGCAGGTCGATCAGGCTGGTCAGGGTCACCGCGGTGAGAAATTCCCGCAGGCCCTGGAAGTCATGGATGCTCTGGGCGAAGCCGCCGATGGTCACTGGTTTGGCTTTCATCGCCATGCCGGTGATGCGTTCGAACAGTGTGGCGGAGAGGATCACGTCGGTCTTTTTGCCGGCAGTGTCGAGCAGATGAGCCCGCACGACCCGCAGCACCAATTCGAACCCGGTGCCGATCAGCAGCCCGACGGCCAGCACCCACAATGTCGACGTGGCCTGGTTCGGCACCACGCGGTCGTAGGTCTGCATCACGAACAGCGGCACCATCAATCCCAGCAGGTTGATCAGGAAGCTCGCCAGGATCGCGTCGCTGTACAGCCAGCGCGACAGTTTCAAGGTGTCACGAAACCAGGCCTCGACTCGCGGCACCAGCGGCGCGCGCAAATCTTCCAGTTCGTGGCGCGGTCGGGCGAACAAGGCCTGGCCGCTGTAGTCGGCGGCCAGCTCCTGGCGGCTGACCCATTGTTCGCCGCCATCGGCTTCGCTGGGCAGGATCAGCGCCTGGCCGTCGTCACCCCAGCGGCGCAATATCGCGCAGCGACCTCCGGCCAGAATCAGCATCACCGGCAGATTGAGCGCCGAAATGTCCGCCAGGTCGCGACGCAGCAGCCGCGCCTGCAGACTGGCCCGGGCCGCTGCGCGAGGCAGCAGGTCCAGGCTCAAGCGTTGGTGCGCCATTGGCAACCCGGCGCTCAGGCTGGCGCGGCTGACAGTCGCGCCATGGAGTTTGCAGAGGATCAACAAGCCGTCCAGCAACGGGTCATCGAAGTTCAGGCGCGGGTCGGCGCCGGGGATTACCGGTTCCATGCGGGTCATGTCGATCGCTCCCATGGACTACTTCAGTTCCGGCAGCCGTGCCTGGTTCTTGACTTCGGTCTGGGCGACGGCGTCGGCCGGCAGCACGATCCGCTGTTTGCTCAACAACAGGCCCATATTCGCCAGCACGCGGTACATCGAGTATTCCTCGGTGTAGCGCACCTCGGTGTAGCGACGGTTGGCGTTGTACAGCTCGTTTTCACTGTCGAGCAAGTCGAGTAGGGTCCGTTGGCCGAGGCCGAACTGGTCTTGATAAGCGGCACGCACGCGGGCGGTGGTGTCGGCGTACTCACGGGCCGTCGGGGTCTGTTTGCGGGCGTTGAGCATCGCGTTCCAGGCCAGGCGCGTGTCTTCGTTGAGTTGGCGCAGGGCGTTGTTGCGGATGTCCATGGCCTGGTTGATCTGGTGAGCGTTGGAGGCCAGTCGGGCCTTGTCGCTGCCGCCGCGCAACAGGTTGTAGTTCATCACCACGCCCAGCCGCCAGTTGTTGTCGTGGCCCTCTTCGCCGCCGAGGTTGTTGTTGGCGCCCACCGCCGCTTCCGCATCGAAGCGCGGGTAGAACGGTGATTTCGCCACTTCATACTGGCTTTCGGCGGATTGGATGTCGGCCTGGGCCGATTTCAGGTACGGGTTGTTATCCACCATGCTCTGCTGGGCTTCGCGCAGGTCGACCGGGATTTCGCCCTTGGTCGACGGCGGGGCTTCCAGCTCATCGGGCATGCGCCCGACCACGCTGTAGAAGTTCGCCTCGGCATCGGCCAGGTCGACCTGGGCGGTGTCGTAGTTGTTTTCCGCCAGGGCCCGACGGGCATTGGACTGGTCGGAGTCGGCCGTGCTGCCCACCCCACGCTCGGTGCGCAGGCCGATCTGGTCGTTGACGCGCAGGTGCGCCTGCAGGTTGTTCTTGGCCAGGGTTACCAGCTCGCGACGCTTGAGCACTTCCAGGTAGACCTCGATGGTCCGCAGGGCCAGGTCCTGCGCGGTGCCCTGGGCGTAATAGGCGCGGGAGTTGACCACACCCTTGGTGCGTTCCACTTCGTTGGCGGTGTTGAACCCGTCAAAGATCATCTGGCGCAGGCGCAGCTCCGACTGGGTGTAGGTGAGGATATTGGTGTGATGGTTGCCCAGTGCCCGGGTGTTGGTGTTGTCGCTGTAGCCCCGACCGTAGCCGGCGTTCAAATCCACCGACGGGAAAAAACCGCCCCGGGCGACCTTGACGTCTTCATTGGCCGACAGACGGCTGTCCACCCGCTGTGCGAGTTCCGGGTGGGTCGCGATGGTGCTCTGTATCGCTTCGGTCAAGGACATGGCCTGCGCTTGAGAAGAGCAGGCCATGGCCAGCAAAACCGCGCTGCAGAGAGGGGTAAGAACGCGCATGGGATGCATCTCCTGAGGTCTGTTGTGCTTCGTTGTCGCCAGAATATTGACGTGTAAAAGATCAAAACCGTTTCAACCTTGTAACAACACAGCTAAGAACATTCTAGGAAAAGCCTAAGAAGAATTTCTCATAAGGCTTATTCCAAAAAAAACTTATGTGCTTGGAAAAAACCGGCACATTGTTCAACGCGAAAGCCTTTGTATTTAAGGCTCTTGACGGATTACAGACGTCAATAAAAAGTTCCAAATAAATTTCGAAACGATGTGAAGAAGGGCAAAAAGGTTCAAAAGCGAGGCGCAATGTGTGACGGTTTTTTGTCGTTGTGGCGAAAATCCGCTACCGTCCGATCTCGCGAAAGCTGGCAGATTTTCCAGATTCTGACGGCCAGCCTGAGTTTCGCTTCTTCACCCAGCACAGGTGCCGACTACGGTTGGCAACGGAGGAAATGCACATGGCAGCGCTCATCGGTACCGTCAGCAAGGTCGTAGGGCAGGTTTTCGCAGAGGCCGCCGGTGGGCTGCGGCGCCCGTTGATCGAAGGTGATCGGTTGTACGCCGGTGAGCACCTGATCACCGGCGCTGAGGGGGCGGTAGCGGTGCAATTGCAGAACGGGCGGGAACTGACCCTGGGCCGCGAAAGTGACCTGACCCTGACCCCGCAGCTGCTCGCCAACCAGGCAGCGCCTGTCGACACGCCCGAAGCACCAGTGCCAAGTAATGCGCAACTGACCGATGTGCAGCAATTGCAGCAAGCCATCGCCGCCGGCGCCGACCCGACCCAGACGGGCGAGGCCACGGCGGCGGGCGCCGAGGGCGGCAACCCGGGCGGAGTGGGCGGTGGGCACAGCTTTGTGCTGCTGGAGGAGGTGGCAGGAGAGGTTGATCCGCGGATTGGCTTCCCAACCGCCGGGTTCAACGGGATTCCCGAGTTTCCACAACTGGAGCTGGCGGCTGATCCGGACGGCAACGATGGCGACGGAACGGTGCCGCCGGTCATCCCTGAAACGCCGGACAACCCCGTCACCCTTGATGGCGTGACCGTGGACGGCGGCGAGCTGAGCACCAACGAGGCCAACCTCGCCGACGGTACCGCCAGCAATCCTGGCGCGCTGGTGCAAAGCGGGACCTTCAGCATTTCCGCCCCCGACGGCTTGAACAGCCTGAGCATCGGCGGTATCAGCGTGATCGCTGGCGGCGTGGCTTCAGGTTTCCCGCAGTCCGTCACCTCGGCGCTGGGCAACACGCTGACCATCACCGGCTATGACCCCGCCACTGGCGTGGTGAGCTACACCTATACCCTGACCGACAACGAAACCCATCCGGCGGGCGGTGGTGCCAACACCATCAGCGAGCAATTCCCGGTCGTGGCCGTCGATAACGACGGTGATACGGCCAACGGAACCCTGGACGTCAACATCACCGACGACGTACCCCAGGCGATCGATGACGGCCACGCCAACAGCGCATCGGAGGCCCTCGTCACCCTCACTGGCAACGTATTGCCCAACGATGACCAGGGCGCTGATCGCATACCCACCGGCCCCGACAGCGGGCCGATCATCGGCGGCACGTTCACCGGTACCTACGGCACGCTGGTGCTCAACCCCAACGGTACGTACACCTACACCCTGAATACCAGCGACCCGCAATTCGTTGCGTTGCACGGCGGCGGCAACGGCAGCGAAACCTTCACCTACACCCTGACCGACGCTGACGGCGACACCAGCACCGCCAACCTGGTGCTGCAAGTGCACAACAACGACGACCCGGTGATCATCAACGGCCTCGACACCGAGGGCGGCGAGTTGACGGTGCAGGAGAAAAACCTCGGCGATGGCAGCAACCCGGACGCCTCGGCGCTGACCCAGAGCGGCACTTTCACCGTGACCGCGCTGGACGGCGTGCAAACCCTGAGCGTCGGCGGTATCACTGTGGTCAGCGGTGGCGTCGCCGCCGGTTTCCCGCAATCGATCATCACCGCGTTGGGCAACACCTTGACCGTCACCGGCTTCAACGCCGCCACGGGCGTGGTCAGCTACAGCTACACCCTGCTCGACAACGAAGCGCATCCAAATGCCAACGGCGCCAACAGCGTGGGCGAGCAGTTCAGCGTGGTGGTCACCGATGACAACGGCACCACGGCCACCGGCAACCTGGACGTGAATATCGTCGATGACTTGCCCACGGCCCACGCCGATTCCGCCTCGGTGGAAGAGGGCGCGACGGTCAGCGGCAACGTGCTGAACAACGACGAGGGCGGTGCCGACGGGCCTGCCGCCAGCGGCGCGGTGATCGGTGTCCGCGCCGGCAGCGATACATCGACCTCAGCCGTGGGCGGCCTCGGCAGCCAGATCAACGGCACCTACGGCTACCTGACCCTGGACGCCAACGGCAACGCGGTCTACCACAGCAACCCGAACGCCGTCAGCGCACCGGGCGCCACCGATGTGTTCACCTACACCGTGCGCGACGCCGATGGCGACGAGAGCACCACGACCATCACCATCGACATCGATAACAGCTGCCTGGCCGCAACCCCTGACCAGGAAATCCGCGTCTACGAAAAAGCCCTGGATCTCAACCAGGATGGCCAGGACCTGGCCCCCGGCACCGTCACCGGCAGTGCGCCGAATGCCAGCAGCGAAACCGCGAGCGGCAGCCTTGTCGGCTCGGTGACCGGTGCCGTCGGCGCCGTCACCTTCGCCCTGATCGGCAATGCCACCGGCGCCCATGGGCAACTGTTGCTCAACCCGGACGGTTCGTACACCTACACCCTGACGTCGCCCGCCACGACAACGCCTGCCGCCAATGATGGTCCGAACGTGTTGAGCGAAAGCTTCACGTATCAAGCCACGGACTCCCTCGGCAACAGCGTCACCAGCACCATCGTCATCAACATCGTCGACGACGTGCCCAAGGCGCATTGTGATACCGCGGCGGTGGTGGAGGGCGGGACGGTCAGCGGCAATGTCCTGGACAACGACGTGCTCGGCGCCGACGGTGGCGTGGTGATCGGCGTGCGGTCCGGCAACGATACGTCAAGCCCGGCCAACGGCGGCCTGAACAGCCAGATCAACGGCACCTACGGCTACCTGACCCTGGATGCCAATGGCAACGCGGTCTACCACAGCAATCCGGATTCCGTTGGCGTACCGGGTGCCACCGATGTATTCACCTACACCGTGCGCGATGCCGATGGGGATGAAAGCACCACGACCATCACCATCGACGTGCACAACAGTTGCCTGGTCGCTGAAACCGATCATGACGTCACCGTTTACGAAAAAGCCCTGGACCTGAAACAGGACGGCCAGGACCTGGCCCCCGGCAGCGCCACCGGCAGCGAGCCGGGCAGCACCGGCGAAACCGCCACCGGCACCTTGGTCGGTTCGGTCAGCGGTGCAACCGGCGCCGTGACATTTGCCTTGGTGGGAGACGCCAATGGCGCTCACGGCCAGTTGCTGCTCAACGCCGACGGCTCCTACACCTATACGCTGACCTCGCCGGCGAATACCACGCCGCATGCCAACAATGGCCCGAACGTATTGACCGAAAGCTTCACCTATCAGGCCACCGATTCCCTGGGCAACAGCACCACCGGCAACCTGGTGGTGAGCATCGTCGACGATGTGCCCAAGGCGGTCGCGTCCGAGCGTTCGGTCCCGGCGGTGGAGATCGATTCGAACCTGCTGATCGTGCTCGACGTGTCCGGCAGCATGAAAGACGATTCCGGTGTGCCGGGCCTCTCGCGAATGGACCTGGCCAAACAGGCGATCAGCGCCTTGCTCGACAAATACGACGACATGGGCGACGTGAAAGTCCAGCTTGTGACCTTCAGCGGCAGCGCCACCGGCCAGAGTGCCGTGTGGGTGGACGTGGCAACCGCCAAGACACTGATCGCCGCGCTGAAAGCGCACGGTGATACCAATTACGATGCGGCCGTGGAGATGGCCAAGACGGCGTTCGCAACACCGGGGCAACTGACCGGCGCCCAGAACGTTGGTTATTTTTTCTCCGACGGCAAGCCGACCAAGGGCGACATCGGCCCGGCGGACGAGGCCGCGTGGAAGGCCTTCCTCGACGCCAACAGCATCAAGAATTACGCCGTCGGCCTGGGCAGCGGCGCCAGAAACGTCAATCTTGATCCGCTGGCCTACGACGGCAGCACCCACACCAACACCAACGCGGTGGTGGTGACTGACTTGAACCAGCTCAATTCGGTGCTTTCCGGCACGGTGCAAGGCGTGCCGGTTACCGGCAGCCTGTTTGGCGAAGGCGGCTCGTTCGGCGCCGACGGCGGGTTTATCAAAAGCCTGGTGGTGGACGGCACGACCTACAGCTACAACCCCGATGCCAACGGTGGCCAGGGGGCGCTGACCGTCAGCGGCGGGGCCAACCACGGCGCCTTCAACACTGCGACCAACACCGTCAGCATCGCCACCGGGCATGACGGTATGCTCGTGGTCAATCTCGATACCGGCGCGTTCAGCTACACCTCCCAAACCACCACCAGCACCTTGATCACCGAGAACATCGGCTACACCCTCAGCGATAACGATGGTGACCTGGCCGGCTCCAACCTGGTGATCAAGGTCCAACCTAACAGTGCGCCCGTGGCGGTCGCTGACAACGTCATCACCAACGTGCTGTCGGGCAACATCGTGGTTCCGGGTGAATTGCTGCTGGGCAATGACAGCGACGCCAACGGCGACCCGCTCTCCGCATCGCCGACCAGTTTTAATACCGGCTGGGTGGCCAGGGGCGCGGATTTCACCGGCAGCACCGGTACCACCAGTTTCACCGGCAACAACGCCCAGTCGATCAGCCTCAACCGCAGTGCCTTCGTCGCCAACACCGCGAGCATGACCGCGATGCTGGTGGTCAGCGGGGCGCTGGGAGCGGTGTCGAACAACAACGCCAACGATGAAGACCGGCTCAACATCAGCCTCAAGCAAGGCGAAACCCTGACCCTGGATCACAACCTCACGGCCGGTCGC includes:
- a CDS encoding type I secretion system permease/ATPase; its protein translation is MTRMEPVIPGADPRLNFDDPLLDGLLILCKLHGATVSRASLSAGLPMAHQRLSLDLLPRAAARASLQARLLRRDLADISALNLPVMLILAGGRCAILRRWGDDGQALILPSEADGGEQWVSRQELAADYSGQALFARPRHELEDLRAPLVPRVEAWFRDTLKLSRWLYSDAILASFLINLLGLMVPLFVMQTYDRVVPNQATSTLWVLAVGLLIGTGFELVLRVVRAHLLDTAGKKTDVILSATLFERITGMAMKAKPVTIGGFAQSIHDFQGLREFLTAVTLTSLIDLPFAVLMLVVIGLLGGWLVVIPVVAFPLTVTFAMIIQARLRDTVQKSLALGAQRQALLIETLGGLETLKACSAESERQHQWESTHGALTRLDSHARNLSALATNGTLFLQQLAGMATIVAGVYSIIAGNLSVGALVATYMLGSRVLAPLGQIAGLITRYQQAQLTMRSTDALMALPQERDARQRPLERTQLQGALDVSGVTFHYDGQSTPALANVSFSLKPGERVGIIGRSGSGKSTLARLVMGFYAPQEGQLLLDGLDLRQLDVADLRQQIGYVAHDLPLLAGSLRDNLTLGARYISDGRMLEVAELTGVTELARQHPQGFDRPVGERGQLLSGGQRQAVLLARALLLDPPILLLDEPTSAMDNSSEDTLRQKLHTHVQGKTVLLVTHRTSMLSLVDRLVVLENGRIVADGPKDAVIDALRKGRVGSAAV
- a CDS encoding TolC family outer membrane protein; the encoded protein is MRVLTPLCSAVLLAMACSSQAQAMSLTEAIQSTIATHPELAQRVDSRLSANEDVKVARGGFFPSVDLNAGYGRGYSDNTNTRALGNHHTNILTYTQSELRLRQMIFDGFNTANEVERTKGVVNSRAYYAQGTAQDLALRTIEVYLEVLKRRELVTLAKNNLQAHLRVNDQIGLRTERGVGSTADSDQSNARRALAENNYDTAQVDLADAEANFYSVVGRMPDELEAPPSTKGEIPVDLREAQQSMVDNNPYLKSAQADIQSAESQYEVAKSPFYPRFDAEAAVGANNNLGGEEGHDNNWRLGVVMNYNLLRGGSDKARLASNAHQINQAMDIRNNALRQLNEDTRLAWNAMLNARKQTPTAREYADTTARVRAAYQDQFGLGQRTLLDLLDSENELYNANRRYTEVRYTEEYSMYRVLANMGLLLSKQRIVLPADAVAQTEVKNQARLPELK
- a CDS encoding retention module-containing protein, encoding MAALIGTVSKVVGQVFAEAAGGLRRPLIEGDRLYAGEHLITGAEGAVAVQLQNGRELTLGRESDLTLTPQLLANQAAPVDTPEAPVPSNAQLTDVQQLQQAIAAGADPTQTGEATAAGAEGGNPGGVGGGHSFVLLEEVAGEVDPRIGFPTAGFNGIPEFPQLELAADPDGNDGDGTVPPVIPETPDNPVTLDGVTVDGGELSTNEANLADGTASNPGALVQSGTFSISAPDGLNSLSIGGISVIAGGVASGFPQSVTSALGNTLTITGYDPATGVVSYTYTLTDNETHPAGGGANTISEQFPVVAVDNDGDTANGTLDVNITDDVPQAIDDGHANSASEALVTLTGNVLPNDDQGADRIPTGPDSGPIIGGTFTGTYGTLVLNPNGTYTYTLNTSDPQFVALHGGGNGSETFTYTLTDADGDTSTANLVLQVHNNDDPVIINGLDTEGGELTVQEKNLGDGSNPDASALTQSGTFTVTALDGVQTLSVGGITVVSGGVAAGFPQSIITALGNTLTVTGFNAATGVVSYSYTLLDNEAHPNANGANSVGEQFSVVVTDDNGTTATGNLDVNIVDDLPTAHADSASVEEGATVSGNVLNNDEGGADGPAASGAVIGVRAGSDTSTSAVGGLGSQINGTYGYLTLDANGNAVYHSNPNAVSAPGATDVFTYTVRDADGDESTTTITIDIDNSCLAATPDQEIRVYEKALDLNQDGQDLAPGTVTGSAPNASSETASGSLVGSVTGAVGAVTFALIGNATGAHGQLLLNPDGSYTYTLTSPATTTPAANDGPNVLSESFTYQATDSLGNSVTSTIVINIVDDVPKAHCDTAAVVEGGTVSGNVLDNDVLGADGGVVIGVRSGNDTSSPANGGLNSQINGTYGYLTLDANGNAVYHSNPDSVGVPGATDVFTYTVRDADGDESTTTITIDVHNSCLVAETDHDVTVYEKALDLKQDGQDLAPGSATGSEPGSTGETATGTLVGSVSGATGAVTFALVGDANGAHGQLLLNADGSYTYTLTSPANTTPHANNGPNVLTESFTYQATDSLGNSTTGNLVVSIVDDVPKAVASERSVPAVEIDSNLLIVLDVSGSMKDDSGVPGLSRMDLAKQAISALLDKYDDMGDVKVQLVTFSGSATGQSAVWVDVATAKTLIAALKAHGDTNYDAAVEMAKTAFATPGQLTGAQNVGYFFSDGKPTKGDIGPADEAAWKAFLDANSIKNYAVGLGSGARNVNLDPLAYDGSTHTNTNAVVVTDLNQLNSVLSGTVQGVPVTGSLFGEGGSFGADGGFIKSLVVDGTTYSYNPDANGGQGALTVSGGANHGAFNTATNTVSIATGHDGMLVVNLDTGAFSYTSQTTTSTLITENIGYTLSDNDGDLAGSNLVIKVQPNSAPVAVADNVITNVLSGNIVVPGELLLGNDSDANGDPLSASPTSFNTGWVARGADFTGSTGTTSFTGNNAQSISLNRSAFVANTASMTAMLVVSGALGAVSNNNANDEDRLNISLKQGETLTLDHNLTAGRIAMEYSLNGGPFIAINDGASFTAAADGNYQIHVTNIPNPGNGNANASENYQLTLTVNYAGAQDTTPDYHGSYTASDNHGGSDSAGVGISYQAGHTLTGTTGNDVLVAGNGNNVLNAGDGNDILSTGAGNNTLHGGAGNDLLYSSTGNDLLDGGTGNDTASYAHATGGVTVNLGLLAGQNTLGAGTDTLAGIENLVGSNFNDSLTGNGLGNRIDGGLGHDVLNGGDGDDLLIGGLGNNTLTGGNGADTFQWQAGNSGHDVITDFTPGLDKLDLSQLLLGENGSAASLDDYLHFSVTGSGASLITSIDVSSTAGATPNQTIDLAGVNLASHYGVTPGAGGMIGGADTATIINGMLNDHSLKVDTV